From a region of the Oncorhynchus keta strain PuntledgeMale-10-30-2019 unplaced genomic scaffold, Oket_V2 Un_contig_5671_pilon_pilon, whole genome shotgun sequence genome:
- the LOC127925489 gene encoding SPARC-related modular calcium-binding protein 1-like, producing MEFITSLLDALTTDMVQAINSPTPSGGGRLMEPDPSHTLEERVVHWYFTQLDNNSSHDINKKELKPFKRYVKKKAKPKKCARKFTDYCDLNKDKAISLLELKGCLGVSKEGSSVSSINQGTRQGINLFSKTH from the exons ATGGAATTCATTACCAGCCTTTTAGACGCCCTCACCACAGACATGGTCCAGGCCATTAACTCACCAACCCCCTCTGGTGGTGGGAG GTTGATGGAGCCGGACCCCAGCCACACTCTAGAGGAGAGGGTGGTCCACTGGTACTTTACCCAGCTGGACAACAACAGCAGCCATGACATCAACAAGAAGGAGCTGAAGCCCTTCAAGAGATACGTCAAGAAGAAAGCCAAACCCAAGAAATGTGCCCGGAAGTTCACTGACTACTGTGACCTGAACAAGGACAAAGCCATCTCACTTCTGGAGCTGAAGGGTTGTCTTGGGGTCAGCAAGGAGG GTAGTTCTGTGAGCAGCATCAACCAAGGGACAAGGCAAGGGATTAATTTGTTCAGTAAGACCCACTAA